From a single Serratia surfactantfaciens genomic region:
- the hyi gene encoding hydroxypyruvate isomerase, translated as MPKFSANLSMLFTEVDFMQRFRRAKEQGFSAVEYMFPYDYPIAALRSELEAHRLSQVLFNLPAGDWAAGERGIACLPGREAEFRDGVGRAIEYAQALGCDRINCLIGNPDPAVSCHTTDERVKENLSYAADTLARQNIRLLIEPINRYDMPQFYLQTSRQAIELIEAIGSPNLYLQYDLYHMQRMEGELTQTLERLLAKIDHIQVADNPGRHEPGTGEINCEFIFAQLDRMGYRGWIGCEYKPLTTTESGLSWIKKYLS; from the coding sequence ATGCCGAAATTTTCAGCCAACCTGTCGATGCTGTTCACTGAAGTCGATTTTATGCAGCGTTTCCGCCGGGCGAAGGAGCAGGGCTTCAGCGCGGTGGAATACATGTTCCCTTACGACTATCCGATCGCGGCGCTGCGCAGCGAACTGGAGGCGCATCGTCTGAGCCAGGTGCTGTTCAACCTGCCGGCCGGCGACTGGGCGGCCGGCGAACGGGGCATCGCCTGCTTGCCGGGGCGCGAAGCGGAGTTCCGCGACGGCGTCGGGCGCGCGATCGAGTATGCGCAGGCGCTGGGCTGCGATCGCATCAACTGCCTGATCGGCAATCCGGATCCTGCCGTCAGCTGCCACACCACTGACGAACGGGTGAAGGAGAATCTGAGCTACGCCGCCGATACCCTGGCGCGGCAAAATATCCGCCTGCTGATCGAACCGATCAACCGCTACGACATGCCGCAGTTCTACCTGCAAACCTCCCGGCAGGCGATCGAACTGATCGAGGCGATCGGCAGCCCCAACCTGTATCTGCAGTACGACCTCTACCACATGCAGCGCATGGAAGGAGAGCTGACGCAGACCCTCGAGCGCCTGCTGGCGAAGATCGACCACATCCAGGTCGCCGACAACCCGGGGCGGCATGAGCCGGGCACCGGTGAAATCAACTGCGAGTTTATCTTCGCGCAGCTGGATCGTATGGGGTATCGCGGCTGGATCGGCTGCGAATACAAACCGCTTACCACCACGGAAAGCGGCCTGTCATGGATTAAAAAATACCTGTCTTGA
- the glxR gene encoding 2-hydroxy-3-oxopropionate reductase, with translation MKVGFIGLGIMGAPMAEKLLAGGHTLYAHTRHEVPATLLQQGAIACRDPQQVADETDVIFIMVPDTPQVEEVLFGERGCAAGKLNGKVVVDMSSISPLETKVFAQRINQLGAQYLDAPVSGGEVGAKQGTLTIMVGGEEATFERVKPLLALMGKNITLIGGNGDGQTCKVANQIIVALTIEAVSEALVFASRAGADPARVREALMGGFASSRILEVHGERMIKRAFAPGFRISLHQKDLNLALQGAKALALSLPNTATCQELFNVCAANGDGELDHSALVRALEIMGNHRVAG, from the coding sequence ATGAAAGTGGGATTTATCGGTCTGGGCATCATGGGCGCGCCGATGGCGGAAAAACTGCTGGCGGGCGGGCACACGCTTTACGCCCACACCCGGCACGAGGTGCCGGCAACGTTACTGCAACAGGGGGCCATCGCCTGCCGCGATCCGCAGCAGGTGGCAGATGAGACGGACGTGATCTTCATCATGGTGCCGGATACGCCGCAGGTGGAGGAGGTGCTGTTCGGTGAACGCGGCTGCGCCGCCGGCAAGCTGAACGGCAAAGTGGTGGTGGACATGAGCTCCATTTCACCGCTGGAGACCAAAGTATTCGCGCAGCGCATCAACCAGCTGGGCGCCCAGTACCTGGACGCGCCGGTTTCCGGCGGCGAAGTGGGCGCCAAACAGGGCACGCTGACCATCATGGTGGGCGGCGAGGAAGCGACCTTCGAACGGGTGAAGCCGCTGCTGGCGCTGATGGGCAAGAACATCACGCTGATCGGCGGCAACGGCGACGGGCAAACCTGTAAGGTCGCCAATCAGATCATCGTGGCGCTGACCATTGAAGCGGTCAGTGAAGCGTTGGTGTTCGCCTCGCGCGCCGGCGCCGATCCGGCCCGGGTACGTGAAGCCCTGATGGGCGGCTTCGCCTCGTCGCGTATCCTCGAGGTGCACGGCGAGCGGATGATCAAGCGGGCGTTCGCGCCGGGGTTCCGCATCTCGCTGCACCAGAAGGATCTCAACCTGGCGCTGCAGGGCGCGAAGGCGCTGGCGCTCAGCCTGCCGAACACCGCCACCTGCCAGGAGCTGTTCAACGTCTGCGCCGCCAATGGCGACGGCGAACTGGATCACTCCGCGCTGGTGCGGGCGCTGGAAATCATGGGCAACCACCGGGTAGCCGGCTAA